The sequence below is a genomic window from Chryseobacterium foetidum.
CTTTGCTAAATAAAAATCTTCTTTGCTTCGCATCAGTTTTTCTTCTTCCTCTGTTTTATCTTTATAACCCGAAAGGTGTAAGATGCCGTGAGCTAAAACCCGACGTAATTCTTCTTCAAAGTTTTTGGATAGGGTAGAAGCATTGTCTGAAATGCGCTGCAAAGATACGAAAATCTCTCCGCTTATGGTTTTACCCTTTACGTAATCGAAAGTGATGATGTCTGTGTAATAATCGTGTTGGAGATAGTCCTGATTTACTTTCAATAAATATTCGTCATTACAGAAGATATAATTGATTTCTCCAATCTTTTTGCCTTCGGAGAGAATGATCTCTTCAAGCCAGATTGTATAAGCTGTGTTGACTGTTTCGGGTAAGTTTTCGTAAAAGAATTGTATCATGATTTTAAAACCAGTGTCCTAAAATAACACTGAATATGCCTTTTTGATTGTTTTTAAGTGAATGACCAAAATTAAATCTGATCTGTCCAAACGGAGATTTATATCCGATACTTGCTCCGACTGAACTGTAATTTACTTTTACCGCATCTTCGAATGTAATATCGTCCGAGAGGTTGGCAAAAGAAAAGTTTCCGCTTAAGAAAAAGTTTTTCTTAAAATTATATTGAATATCATTTGAAATTAAAGCAACATTGTTACTGTTAAGCTGTGCAAAGTAAAAACCGTTGAAAGTTTTGAAATTGACTACATTCTGCTCAAAAATTCCTCCCAATCTGTATTGATAAAATTGCGGAAGGTTGTCACCGATGGTAATTCCACCATACAGATTCAGATGGTAACTGAACTGTTTAGACAACGGAATGTTGATTCTGATATCTGCTTTTACCTGAACGACTCTTTTTTCAACCTCAGATTTGAGCAAATCTATTACTTTACCTTCGGCATTCAGATAAAATCCTTTGGTAGGAAAGTCGCGGTCATTTTGTGTATCACTTTTCAAAAATACATAAGGATTGAGAAAGCGGTTGTATCTTTTGTTTGTGCCGTTCATTTCGGCTTCAAAATAATCATGGCTGATTCCTGCTCCAACAGCAAATTTATCCTTCCAGACCGATTGAATATAAGCTTCATTTCTCAGCCATTCCCATTTGTCGATATTGATATTGTTGTTTCCTTTGATATCGAAACTCATTCCCGAAGAGTAAATTCCAAATCCTGGAATATAGCCGTTGTCGATAAAATAGTTTAAATAATAACGGGGCTTATCTCCGACAATAACATCAAGGGAAAGATTTGAATTTTTAAATAAAAGTCTTTTCGCTGAATAATTAAGCAAAAGTCCAGTTTTGAAAATTTCATCATAGTGAAGTCCGAATTTTAAAAAATGTCTTGCATCATCTTCAGTCACGTATAATTTAAGATAATTGAAATTATTTTCGGTTACGATATCGTAATTGATAAAACGGTAATTGTTGGTCGCAACCAGTTTATCCAAACCACGGTTGATACTTCCATAGGTTTGCATCGATGGAAGACGGAGCCCCATTTTCCCGAGAACGTAGTTTTTACCGTATATTCTGCCGCCATCGATGGAAATGCTGTCAATCTTATAGACATTGGAATAAATTGGATTTACGGCCTGTCTGAGACGGTCAAATTCTCTCTTTGGAAGTTGATCTAAAATAGCTGCATATTTCTGACCTTCCACGTAACCACTGTCAAGAATTTTCTTCTTATCATCGTAGCTCGTAGCCGTCATTCCCGTAAGATTCGGTTTGATATTGATGTCTGTGTATTTGTACTGTCTTCTGGTGTCTTTTTGTATACCGAAGTCTATAACCTGATTTAAAATAGAAATAATATTGTTTAAATCTTCCCTTTTTGAAAGATCCTGATTCAAATCTACTCCAATCACAATGTCAATTCCTTTATCTTTTAGAGGTTTTGAAGGATAATTAACGGTCATCGCGCCGTCGATGTAAATGCTGTCACCAATTTTAACCGGATCCATCAGGGATGGGAAAGCTGAACTAGCCATAATCGACTGAACAAGATCTCCTTTCTCAAAAATTTCCATATTGCCACTTTCAAGGTTGGTCGCAACACAGAGGAAGGGAATGGGAAGTTTGGAAAAATCGTTGACGTTGGAAACGTTTTTAAATAATTCTTTTAAAAGGTAAACATTCTTCTGTCCGGAACTGATGGAAGAGGGAAGGGTGATTTTTCCGTTTTGAAGTGGAATTGAAAATAAATATTTGTCGACAGATTTATTAAAAAAAGTACTTTCTTTTCTGGATTTTGGATCACGGATTAATGAGTAGAAATCGGTATCCATCACAATTTTTTCAATTTCCTTACCGGAATAGCCTGAAGCGTACAAACCTCCCACGATTGCACCCATGCTCGTTCCGGAGACGTAATCTACTTTAACGCCCAAAGAATCCAGAACTTTAAGAACTCCGACGTGAGAAAACCCTTTTGCACCGCCGCCTGCAAGAGAAAGTCCTATTTTAGGATTCTTAGGAATTTTCAGATTTTCCTTTACCTGAGAATGAATCAAAAGTATCTGA
It includes:
- a CDS encoding patatin-like phospholipase family protein, translated to MRKLLLLLFAFQILLIHSQVKENLKIPKNPKIGLSLAGGGAKGFSHVGVLKVLDSLGVKVDYVSGTSMGAIVGGLYASGYSGKEIEKIVMDTDFYSLIRDPKSRKESTFFNKSVDKYLFSIPLQNGKITLPSSISSGQKNVYLLKELFKNVSNVNDFSKLPIPFLCVATNLESGNMEIFEKGDLVQSIMASSAFPSLMDPVKIGDSIYIDGAMTVNYPSKPLKDKGIDIVIGVDLNQDLSKREDLNNIISILNQVIDFGIQKDTRRQYKYTDINIKPNLTGMTATSYDDKKKILDSGYVEGQKYAAILDQLPKREFDRLRQAVNPIYSNVYKIDSISIDGGRIYGKNYVLGKMGLRLPSMQTYGSINRGLDKLVATNNYRFINYDIVTENNFNYLKLYVTEDDARHFLKFGLHYDEIFKTGLLLNYSAKRLLFKNSNLSLDVIVGDKPRYYLNYFIDNGYIPGFGIYSSGMSFDIKGNNNINIDKWEWLRNEAYIQSVWKDKFAVGAGISHDYFEAEMNGTNKRYNRFLNPYVFLKSDTQNDRDFPTKGFYLNAEGKVIDLLKSEVEKRVVQVKADIRINIPLSKQFSYHLNLYGGITIGDNLPQFYQYRLGGIFEQNVVNFKTFNGFYFAQLNSNNVALISNDIQYNFKKNFFLSGNFSFANLSDDITFEDAVKVNYSSVGASIGYKSPFGQIRFNFGHSLKNNQKGIFSVILGHWF
- the ybeY gene encoding rRNA maturation RNase YbeY is translated as MIQFFYENLPETVNTAYTIWLEEIILSEGKKIGEINYIFCNDEYLLKVNQDYLQHDYYTDIITFDYVKGKTISGEIFVSLQRISDNASTLSKNFEEELRRVLAHGILHLSGYKDKTEEEEKLMRSKEDFYLAKYS